The region CTTGCCGTCTCCTCATGGAGAGCTGCTGAAGGTGGCGGTGCCGCTCATTCCGGCGACAAGATCAGGCGCGCTGCCGTCCAAGGTGGCGTAAATCGTCACCGACTGGCTTACCGGATCCACCCGCGCTCCCAGCCGCGAGATCCGGGCCGGATGATTGGTGCCGGTTTCATCCACGCTGACGCTCAGAGGGGCCCCCACCTTGAGCCAAGCCAGCCACGATGACGGGACGATGACCTCCAGGTCCAAGGAGGAATCATCCAGAATTTCCAGCAGCTCCTTGCCCGCCTCGACGCTTTCAAAGGTCTTGGCGTGCTGCTGCACGACCCGCCCCGGCCAGGGCGCGGTCAGCTTGCAGCGCTCAATGGTCAGGGCCGCCGCCTCGACCACGGCCTGGGTCTCCTGAACCTCGGCCCGGGAGATGGCCACATCCAGGTCGCCAATCGAGTTCAGTTTGTGCAATTGCTGGTTGGATGCAAGCCGGGCCTGAGCCGCCGCCAACTTGCCCCGTCCCTCGGCAAGGCGGGCTTGGTAAAAGCGGCAATCAAACTCGACCAGAACGCTCCCCTTGTTGAAACGCTGTCCCGGGCGCACGGGAATGGACACCAGCCGGCCGGCAATTTCCGCCGAGAGTACGGCCTCTCGGGCCGGAACCAGCAGACCCCGTGCGCTGGGTGCGGGGTCGGCCAAGGCGGACCCCGTTGCAATGCAGAGCATCACCGAGGTCCCAAGAAGGACGCTGCGCACCCTCACGACCCCGCCGTCTTCGGCGCAACCGGCATGTCGCTGCGGATCTCGCCCTTTTCCCAGCGCTGGAAGGTCTGGGCCAAGGTGGCACTCAGGGTTGGCAGGTCGGCGGCTGTCAGTTCCTCGGGCAAGGGATCTGCCCCCACGGTTGCGAACATGCGGCCCCACGCGGCTTGCAGGTCGGCATAGGCCATGTCACGGCGCAGATCCGCAAGGGTAGCGCCCATCTGGCCCCGCACCACCGCACGACGGCCTTGTTGGCGCGCCGCCTTGCCCGCCTCAAGCTGGCTCA is a window of Pararhodospirillum photometricum DSM 122 DNA encoding:
- a CDS encoding efflux RND transporter periplasmic adaptor subunit encodes the protein MRVRSVLLGTSVMLCIATGSALADPAPSARGLLVPAREAVLSAEIAGRLVSIPVRPGQRFNKGSVLVEFDCRFYQARLAEGRGKLAAAQARLASNQQLHKLNSIGDLDVAISRAEVQETQAVVEAAALTIERCKLTAPWPGRVVQQHAKTFESVEAGKELLEILDDSSLDLEVIVPSSWLAWLKVGAPLSVSVDETGTNHPARISRLGARVDPVSQSVTIYATLDGSAPDLVAGMSGTATFSSSP